From a region of the Apis cerana isolate GH-2021 linkage group LG13, AcerK_1.0, whole genome shotgun sequence genome:
- the LOC107998848 gene encoding BLOC-2 complex member HPS3 isoform X2 codes for MVRVITVHNFLGQNITQIEEPTASCIANASGHEMLLLALSTHCIEVWDLMMSDIKLHTVFPTVDMINQMIHCTKEDYVVTLESKLSRDASINNHTGKAINNFVRIYVNWAMVKDQSQPMRARIAGRVTPSLNRPLNSLEMIELPLSVQPTLIACCQSTGNLLVASGNSAILHEFKIETQQVSKMKFIDFEARPWSLGFSFSPTHMEIIEDFILIMDKTNLCVFRLANSMYEDIDQLSSLTSTNSSSIDKTSISTDSSLAENSNNMNNQDDNIILQGTNSKCKSSNQDPYFILSENNDSTGISTKFKSKRYKSSKINIWNKLDTGDFRKIKSNNNDNIINLDHLMYNEKDELQRLIDQEIIDGNSQALTINLPSISLERAGPGHTLSPFILNPSDIRIIIKTNSPDLGWSENYTIKNLLSLKIIAANNKLDGNSEVFNCSLLKPLYMRKECNNSYLKKSILRSDKYTYLQGVSCFLSTLQEGYLYHFSATSSNPTDVTCLTTYPFTAPVNQVALEHTALHALTEAGLESYTLRLSHHVARTSNNLENLRVTCPNVSEPVCLIGLRPFLGIQKLLHSKNYLILLAKAENSWTLYSLILPKLENLYYDILNAARSHKSSSPSTYRHLLGEAHALIRLAKDAVYNCLDINEFDDIANKNGLKLKNLYNQSCALLGDYYIRSEYESDWDFCIPYYKMSGLKPSEVLSRKSSQDAPGLVTFLTDILLTMKSGSEADALFQGFNIVEMICKLKKSDLLKLIFSSPVLREYTTEKLIHLLLLYETDELVKLALALLYIQAEKQEQAEKIIEPVSALYIKRIVLEHWDLLFDMTAMKKRSPMIPTFSDFAGMLMRQKNLTFAEILIQLIEDDGILSLHQIIQVFLEYLPSRVGRDGHNAAMTLQIFLEKYLHNYFSTKLIIDSSVINKNQIRTDFALVEAFKLLVRSYLGKLTQTKVYKIENRENMQENYDNFIFIKFRPHYLNGMPPYAKDYQKVLNMCDLQDLVDIDKTDSEKTIPTELFKLQSVLSCDFIPNECLYEVKQFLETQEIHGSLSLKTLCIQNTEETTTLLMENCPQAVVQYAKDTYTKDSEWKYLIELTQNKISTTNTRQELQCLYTQIMKAILNYLPHTLSLKSLHRVLPKDDIITFQKCNEMCNQIMHAEHVKSLIMETGQQLLSTLKL; via the exons atgGTTCGTGTAATCACAGTACATAATTTTTTGGGGCAAAACATCACTCAAATTGAGGAACCAACTGCAAGCTGTATAGCAAATGCATCTGGACATGAAATGCTTCTCTTAGCATTATCAACTCATTGCATTGAAGTTTGGGATTTGATGATGTCTGATATTAAACTACATACTGTTTTTCCAACAGTTGATATGATTAATCAAATGATACATTGTACCAAAGAAGATTATGTTGTAACATTGGAATCAAAATTATCTAGAGATGCAAGCATTAATAATCATACAGGGAaagcaattaataattttgttagaatttatgttaattGGGCTATGGTAAAAGATCAAAGTCAACCTATGCGTGCTAGAATAGCAGGACGTGTTACACCAAGTTTGAATCGACCATTGAATAGTTTAGAAATGATAGAATTACCTTTAAGTGTACAGCCTACATTAATTGCTTGCTGTCAAAGTACTGGTAATCTTCTAGTAGCTTCAGGAAATAGTGCTATTCTGCatgaattcaaaattgaaacacAGCAAGTatcaaagatgaaatttatagattttgagGCAAGACCATGGTCTTTgggattttcattttctcctaCACATATGGAAATTATTGaagatttcatattaattatggaTAAGACAAATTTATGTGTTTTTCGATTGGCTAATTCAATGTATGAAGACATTGATCAATTGAGTTCTTTAACTTCCACAAATTCCTCATCCATTGATAAAACATCAATATCCACAGATTCTTCTCTTGCAGAAAATagcaataatatgaataatcaaGATGATAACATAATATTGCAAGGAACAAATTCAAAATGTAAGAGTTCTAATCAAGAtccttatttcattttatcagaaaataatgattctaCTGGAATAAgcacaaaatttaaaagtaagagATACAAaagttctaaaataaatatatggaaCAAACTAGACACAGGagatttcagaaaaataaaatctaataataatgataatattataaatttggatCACTTAatgtataatgaaaaagatgaaTTACAAAGATTAATTGATCAAGAAATTATTGATGGAAATTCACAAGCCTTGACTATTAATTTGCCATCTATAAGTTTAGAAAGAGCAGGACCTGGACATACTTTAAGTCCTTTTATATTAAACCCATcagatataagaattataattaaaacaaattctcCTGATTTAGGATGGtcagaaaattatacaataaaaaatttgttatctcTTAAAATAATAGCAGCTAATAATAAACTTGATGGAAATTCTGAAGTATTCAATTGTTCTTTACTAAAACCATTATACATGAGAAAGGAatgtaataattcttatttgaaaaaatcaattcttagatcagataaatatacatatttgcaAGGTGTTAGTTGTTTTTTAAGCACTTTGCAAGAAGGATATCTTTATCACTTTTCTGCTACTAGTTCAAATCCTACAGATGTAACTTGTTTAACTACTTATCCATTTACTGCACCTGTTAATCAAGTAGCATTGGAACATACTGCTTTGCATGCATTGACTGAAGCTGGTCTTGAATCTTACACATTACGTTTATCTCATCATGTTGCAAGAAcatcaaataatttagaaaatttaagagtAACATGTCCTAATGTCTCTGAGCCAGTCTGTCTAATCGGATTAAGACCATTTTTAGGAATACAAAAACTATTACatagtaaaaattatctaattcttTTAGCCAAAGCTGAAAATTCCTGgactttatattctttaattttacccaaattggaaaatttatattatgatatcttAAATGCAGCCAGAAGTCATAAATCTTCCAGTCCTAGTACATACCGACATTTGTTAGGGGAGGCTCATGCTTTGATACGTTTAGCTAAAGATGCTGTGTATAATTGCTtagatattaatgaatttgacGATATCGCTAATAAAAAtggattgaaattgaaaaatttatacaatcaaTCTTGCGCGTTGCTTggagattattatattcgttctGAATATGAATCGGATTGGGATTTTTGTATACCTTATTACAAAATGTCGGGATTAAAACCCTCAGAAGTATTATCTAGAAAATCAAGTCAAGATGCTCCGGGACTCGTTACTTTTTTAACAGATATTCTTCTCACAATGAAAAGTGGTTCAGAAGCTGATGCGTTGTTTCAAGGATTTAATATTGTAGAAATgatatgtaaattgaaaaaatcggatttattgaaattgatttttagtaGTCCTGTATTACGAGAATATACCaccgaaaaattaattcatcttttattattatatgaaacagATGAGTTAGTTAAATTAGCTTTAGCACTCTTATATATACAAGCTGAAAAACAGGAACAagcagaaaaaataattgaaccaGTTTCGGCATTATATATCAAACGAATAGTTTTAGAACATTGGGATCTTTTGTTTGATATGACagcaatgaaaaaaagaagtccAATGATTCCGACATTTTCGGATTTTGCTGGAATGTTAATgcgtcaaaaaaatttaacttttgccgaaattttaatacaattaatagaaGACGATGGAATTTTATCTCTCCATCAAATTATACaggtatttttagaatatttgccGTCAAGAGTAGGACGGGATGGACATAATGCAGCAATgacattacaaatttttcttgaaaaatatcttcataaTTACTTCAGtacaaaattgattatagactcatctgttataaataaaaatcaaatacgcACAGATTTCGCTCTTGTTGaagcatttaaattattagtacGGTCATACTTAGGCAAATTAACTCAAACTAAAGtatacaaaatagaaaatagagaaaatatgcaagaaaattatgataacttcatatttatcaaatttagacCTCATTATTTAAACGGGATGCCACCGTATGCGAAAGATTATCAAAAAGTTTTGAATATGTGCGATTTACAAGATTTAGTTGATATCGATAAGACTGATTCTGAAAAAACTATACCAAcagaattgtttaaattacaatCTGTATTATCTTGCGATTTTATACCAAATGAATGTTTATATGAAGTTAAACAATTTCTTGAAACACAAGAAATTCATGGcagtttatctttaaaaacgtTATGTATTCAAAATACAGAAGAAACAACAACACTTCTAATGGAAAATTGTCCTCAAGCAGTTGTACAATATGCGaag gaTACGTATACTAAAGATTCTGAATGGaagtatttaattgaattaacacaaaataaaatttctacaacAAATACTCGACAAGAATTGCAATGTTTATATACGCAAATTATGAAAG caattttaaattatctaccACAtacattatctttaaaaagtcTACATCGTGTTCTTCCAAAAGatgatataataacatttcaaaaatGCAATGAAATGTGTAATCAAATTATGCACGCCGAACATGTTAAATCGCTAATAATGGAAACTGGGCAACAACTTTTatcaacattaaaattatga
- the LOC107999688 gene encoding peroxisomal targeting signal 1 receptor, translating into MALRELVEGDCGGPSSLIHLTSHFVRDHGFKDEGIHHPFEHVEPFQASDSDQLVKQFLEENPSCPQTFRMDNLLQEMREIDQNIHPPIAAPGVAQELTSLDTAWANQYLESGRHFNEHHADDIWHPEEENNSNILNNQKHEFGLGPKWAEEYIEHSIDAIQSNINIENPIEIIENNDNPNFEYSKFMKFMKQEGEIPIENNQDSLPNFHDTSKKWIEQYKKDNQKSEDIISSVNRENEVINKVEEELAVAGNWIDEFQKENVSTVIENYESTFLKLQNEWDKISSEELSSKHPWLSEYDKFYDPFKEYEFHEENPMKNLPNALKEGKKRLEAGDLPSAILCFEAAVQQDENNSEAWLLLGKTLAENEQDPLAISALKRCLNLDPSNGPALMALAVSYTNESYQNQACITLKEWLLKNEKYKHLSIQKINNEQHIKSNISSILFEDVHEEVKNLYIQAARMNPWNEIDADVQCGLGVLFNLSNEYDKASDCFQAALQVRPHDSRLWNRLGATLANGQKSEEAVTAYHHALKLSPGFIRARYNLGISCINLGAFKEAGEHLIIALNQQAAGRGVQGENFPPKTMSNIIWSTLRLVISLMHKYHLNEAIENRDLTRLNKEFEIV; encoded by the exons atggcTTTACGTGAATTGGTAGAAGGTGACTGTGGAGGACCTAGTTCTTTAATTCATTTGACATCACATTTTGTACGTGATCATGGATTCAAAGACGAAGGAATACATCATCCTTTTGAACATGTGGAACCTTTTCAAGCTTCAGATTCAGATCAGTtagttaaacaatttttagaagaaaatccTTCATGTCCTCAAACATTTAGAatggataatttattacaagaaatgcgtgaaattgatcaaaatattcatCCACCTATAGCAGCACCTGGAGTTGCTCAAGAATTAACCAGTTTAGATACAGCTTGGGCAAATCAGTATCTTGAATCAGGACgtcattttaat GAACATCATGCTGATGATATTTGGCATcctgaagaagaaaataattcaaatattttaaataatcaaaaacatGAATTTGGATTAGGACCAAAATGGGCTGAAGAATATATAGAACATAGTATAGATGCTATACaaagcaatataaatatagaaaatccaatagaaataatagaaaacaatgataatcctaattttgaatattcaaaatttatgaaatttatgaaacaagAAGGAGAAATCCCTATTGAAAACAATCAAGATTCACTGCCAAATTTTCATGATACAAGTAAAAAATGGattgaacaatataaaaaagataatcaaaaatctgaagatataatttcttctgTCAATCGAGAAAATGAAGTGATAAATAAAGTAGAAGAAGAATTAGCTGTTGCTGGTAACTGGATAgatgaatttcaaaaagaaaatgtttctaCAG tgatagaaaattatgaatctaCATTTTTGAAACTTCAAAATGAATGGGACAAAATTTCATCTGAAGAATTATCTTCCAAGCATCCTTGGCTTTCAGAATATGATAAGTTTTATGATCCatttaaagaatatgaatTTCATGAAGAAAATCCTATGAAAAATTTACCTAATGCATTAAAAGAAGgtaaaaaaagattggaaGCTGGAGATCTACCAAGTGCCATACTTTGCTTTGAAGCAGCAGTGCAacaagatgaaaataattcagaaGCTTGGTTACTTCTTGGTAAAACCTTAGCTGAAAATGAACAAGATCCATTAGCTATTTCTGCTTTAAAACGTTGTTTAAATTTGGATCCTTCAAATGGGCCTGCTCTTATGGCACTTGCAGTTTCATATACAAATGAATCTTATCAAAATCAAGCATGTATAACTCTTAAAGAATggttattgaaaaatgaaaaatacaagcATCTTTCAAtacaaaagattaataatgagCAACACATAAAATCCAATATATCATCTATTTTGTTTGa AGATGTACACGAAGaagtaaaaaatctttatattcaaGCAGCACGAATGAATCCATGGAATGAAATAGATGCAGATGTTCAATGTGGATTAGgagtactttttaatttatctaatgaATATGATAAAGCTAGTGATTGTTTTCAAGCGGCGTTGCAAGTGCGTCCTCat gatTCTAGATTATGGAATAGATTAGGTGCAACTTTAGCTAATGGTCAAAAATCAGAAGAAGCTGTAACTGCATATCATCatgctttaaaattatcacCTGGATTCATTAGAGCTCGTTATAATCTCGGAATTTCTTGCATTAATCTTGGTGCATTtaa GGAAGCAGGCGAGCATCTTATAATTGCTTTAAACCAACAAGCTGCCGGTCGTGGAGTTCAAGGCGAAAATTTTCCGCCAAAAACAATGTCGAATATTATTTGGTCAACATTGAGActtgttatttcattaatgcacaaatatcatttaaatgaaGCTATAGAAAACAG AGATCTAACAAGGTTAAATAaggaatttgaaattgtataa
- the LOC107999682 gene encoding G patch domain-containing protein 4 — protein MNDFAKSQLMKYGWKEGKGLGKHENGITEALKPKLKFNTTGIGHKNEDNNNWWENAFNKAASSITVQSQTHGVSIFVSKENTTDNFLKEDINKKEFKYENFLKTSTLFNGNLIIENNSNIYEKQNIEENINQASLTDEELFKICNGRTAHKGARHGLTLNGKLKRIAQQDKYLLNSNSCMNIATKLQSSNNIFQNNEYEKINDENIILPITSETILVPKKCKTTERKNRRRINDLSHQLNILCNVSDSDEKNIHAIIKDESKEKIEKKEKSRKRKRKKEKKILMSYDVKDNESEEIDNCQKYSSIFVEQSSRDGISKRNVQKQINNHKKKKKKDKKLKKKNQDIQCKNIINTWEDDELNGSQAKKFKRSHKIDSDLQLIKNEDIKSLECKFQTELSCNEVPLKHQTNSSMNIDSFSDFSDTYFRKKVKHLNIRIAKKKQAKLRRKVKIKLDKLTESLRAVHFNTEESTEKNIKNKNQIIPDKIMDNNIIIDRTEPLKRKKKKKEK, from the exons atgaatgattTTGCAAAGTCTCAGCTTATGAAATATGGGTGGAAGGAAG gTAAAGGTTTAGGGAAACATGAAAATGGCATTACAGAAGCATTAAaaccaaaattaaaatttaatacaacagGAATAGGACacaaaaatgaagataataataattggtgGGAGAATGCTTTTAATAAAGCAGCTAGTAGTATTACAGTTCAATCACAAACACATGGAGTttctatatttgtttcaaaagaaaatacaactgataattttcttaaagaagatattaataaaaaagaatttaaatatgaaaatttccttaaaacttctacattatttaatggcaatttaataatagaaaataattctaatatatatgaaaaacaaaatatcgaagaaaatattaatcaagcTTCTTTAACAgatgaagaattatttaaaatatgtaacggTAGAACTGCCCATAAAGGAGCTAGACATGGATTAacattaaatggaaaattgaaaagaatagctcaacaagataaatatttattaaattcaaattcatgtATGAATATAGCAACAAAATTACAAAgcagtaataatatatttcaaaataatgaatatgaaaagattaatgatgaaaatataatattaccaaTAACATCCGAAACTATATTAGTTcctaaaaaatgtaaaactactgaaagaaagaatagaagaCGTATAAATGATTTGAGTCatcagttaaatattttatgtaatgtaAGTGAtagtgatgaaaaaaatatacatgctataataaaagatgaatcaaaagaaaaaatcgaaaaaaaagaaaaaagtaggaaaagaaaaagaaaaaaagaaaaaaaaattttaatgtcttATGATGTTAAAGATAATGAATCTGAAGAAATAGATAATTgccaaaaatattcatcaatttttgtgGAACAAAGCTCAAGGGATGGAATAAGTAAAAGAAATgttcaaaaacaaataaataatcataaaaaaaaaaagaaaaaagataagaaattaaagaaaaaaaatcaagatattcaatgtaagaatattattaatacatggGAAGATGATGAATTGAATGGTTCTcaagcaaaaaaatttaaaagatcacataaaattgattcagatttgcaattaattaaaaatgaagatattaaatctttagagTGTAAATTTCAAACAGAACTTTCTTGTAATGAAGTACCTTTAAAACATCAAACAAATTCATCAATGAATATTGATTCCTTTTCAGATTTTTCAGAtacatattttagaaaaaaagtgaaacatttaaatattagaatagcaaagaaaaaacaagCAAAATTAcgtagaaaagtaaaaattaaattggataaattaaCAGAAAGTTTAAGAGCTGTTCATTTTAATACTGAAGAAtcaactgaaaaaaatattaaaaataaaaatcaaataattccagacaaaataatggataataatattataatagatagaaCTGAgcctttgaaaagaaaaaaaaaaaagaaagaaaaataa
- the LOC107998848 gene encoding BLOC-2 complex member HPS3 isoform X1, whose protein sequence is MYMRVLKDLSNERTVFAFFYFVIFIVFLDYVKSCVNVHNFLGQNITQIEEPTASCIANASGHEMLLLALSTHCIEVWDLMMSDIKLHTVFPTVDMINQMIHCTKEDYVVTLESKLSRDASINNHTGKAINNFVRIYVNWAMVKDQSQPMRARIAGRVTPSLNRPLNSLEMIELPLSVQPTLIACCQSTGNLLVASGNSAILHEFKIETQQVSKMKFIDFEARPWSLGFSFSPTHMEIIEDFILIMDKTNLCVFRLANSMYEDIDQLSSLTSTNSSSIDKTSISTDSSLAENSNNMNNQDDNIILQGTNSKCKSSNQDPYFILSENNDSTGISTKFKSKRYKSSKINIWNKLDTGDFRKIKSNNNDNIINLDHLMYNEKDELQRLIDQEIIDGNSQALTINLPSISLERAGPGHTLSPFILNPSDIRIIIKTNSPDLGWSENYTIKNLLSLKIIAANNKLDGNSEVFNCSLLKPLYMRKECNNSYLKKSILRSDKYTYLQGVSCFLSTLQEGYLYHFSATSSNPTDVTCLTTYPFTAPVNQVALEHTALHALTEAGLESYTLRLSHHVARTSNNLENLRVTCPNVSEPVCLIGLRPFLGIQKLLHSKNYLILLAKAENSWTLYSLILPKLENLYYDILNAARSHKSSSPSTYRHLLGEAHALIRLAKDAVYNCLDINEFDDIANKNGLKLKNLYNQSCALLGDYYIRSEYESDWDFCIPYYKMSGLKPSEVLSRKSSQDAPGLVTFLTDILLTMKSGSEADALFQGFNIVEMICKLKKSDLLKLIFSSPVLREYTTEKLIHLLLLYETDELVKLALALLYIQAEKQEQAEKIIEPVSALYIKRIVLEHWDLLFDMTAMKKRSPMIPTFSDFAGMLMRQKNLTFAEILIQLIEDDGILSLHQIIQVFLEYLPSRVGRDGHNAAMTLQIFLEKYLHNYFSTKLIIDSSVINKNQIRTDFALVEAFKLLVRSYLGKLTQTKVYKIENRENMQENYDNFIFIKFRPHYLNGMPPYAKDYQKVLNMCDLQDLVDIDKTDSEKTIPTELFKLQSVLSCDFIPNECLYEVKQFLETQEIHGSLSLKTLCIQNTEETTTLLMENCPQAVVQYAKDTYTKDSEWKYLIELTQNKISTTNTRQELQCLYTQIMKAILNYLPHTLSLKSLHRVLPKDDIITFQKCNEMCNQIMHAEHVKSLIMETGQQLLSTLKL, encoded by the exons ATGTACATGCGCGTATTAAAAGATCTGTCAAACGAACGAACTGTATTTGCATTCttctattttgtaatattcataGTGTTTTTAGATTATGTAAAATCATGTGTAAATG TACATAATTTTTTGGGGCAAAACATCACTCAAATTGAGGAACCAACTGCAAGCTGTATAGCAAATGCATCTGGACATGAAATGCTTCTCTTAGCATTATCAACTCATTGCATTGAAGTTTGGGATTTGATGATGTCTGATATTAAACTACATACTGTTTTTCCAACAGTTGATATGATTAATCAAATGATACATTGTACCAAAGAAGATTATGTTGTAACATTGGAATCAAAATTATCTAGAGATGCAAGCATTAATAATCATACAGGGAaagcaattaataattttgttagaatttatgttaattGGGCTATGGTAAAAGATCAAAGTCAACCTATGCGTGCTAGAATAGCAGGACGTGTTACACCAAGTTTGAATCGACCATTGAATAGTTTAGAAATGATAGAATTACCTTTAAGTGTACAGCCTACATTAATTGCTTGCTGTCAAAGTACTGGTAATCTTCTAGTAGCTTCAGGAAATAGTGCTATTCTGCatgaattcaaaattgaaacacAGCAAGTatcaaagatgaaatttatagattttgagGCAAGACCATGGTCTTTgggattttcattttctcctaCACATATGGAAATTATTGaagatttcatattaattatggaTAAGACAAATTTATGTGTTTTTCGATTGGCTAATTCAATGTATGAAGACATTGATCAATTGAGTTCTTTAACTTCCACAAATTCCTCATCCATTGATAAAACATCAATATCCACAGATTCTTCTCTTGCAGAAAATagcaataatatgaataatcaaGATGATAACATAATATTGCAAGGAACAAATTCAAAATGTAAGAGTTCTAATCAAGAtccttatttcattttatcagaaaataatgattctaCTGGAATAAgcacaaaatttaaaagtaagagATACAAaagttctaaaataaatatatggaaCAAACTAGACACAGGagatttcagaaaaataaaatctaataataatgataatattataaatttggatCACTTAatgtataatgaaaaagatgaaTTACAAAGATTAATTGATCAAGAAATTATTGATGGAAATTCACAAGCCTTGACTATTAATTTGCCATCTATAAGTTTAGAAAGAGCAGGACCTGGACATACTTTAAGTCCTTTTATATTAAACCCATcagatataagaattataattaaaacaaattctcCTGATTTAGGATGGtcagaaaattatacaataaaaaatttgttatctcTTAAAATAATAGCAGCTAATAATAAACTTGATGGAAATTCTGAAGTATTCAATTGTTCTTTACTAAAACCATTATACATGAGAAAGGAatgtaataattcttatttgaaaaaatcaattcttagatcagataaatatacatatttgcaAGGTGTTAGTTGTTTTTTAAGCACTTTGCAAGAAGGATATCTTTATCACTTTTCTGCTACTAGTTCAAATCCTACAGATGTAACTTGTTTAACTACTTATCCATTTACTGCACCTGTTAATCAAGTAGCATTGGAACATACTGCTTTGCATGCATTGACTGAAGCTGGTCTTGAATCTTACACATTACGTTTATCTCATCATGTTGCAAGAAcatcaaataatttagaaaatttaagagtAACATGTCCTAATGTCTCTGAGCCAGTCTGTCTAATCGGATTAAGACCATTTTTAGGAATACAAAAACTATTACatagtaaaaattatctaattcttTTAGCCAAAGCTGAAAATTCCTGgactttatattctttaattttacccaaattggaaaatttatattatgatatcttAAATGCAGCCAGAAGTCATAAATCTTCCAGTCCTAGTACATACCGACATTTGTTAGGGGAGGCTCATGCTTTGATACGTTTAGCTAAAGATGCTGTGTATAATTGCTtagatattaatgaatttgacGATATCGCTAATAAAAAtggattgaaattgaaaaatttatacaatcaaTCTTGCGCGTTGCTTggagattattatattcgttctGAATATGAATCGGATTGGGATTTTTGTATACCTTATTACAAAATGTCGGGATTAAAACCCTCAGAAGTATTATCTAGAAAATCAAGTCAAGATGCTCCGGGACTCGTTACTTTTTTAACAGATATTCTTCTCACAATGAAAAGTGGTTCAGAAGCTGATGCGTTGTTTCAAGGATTTAATATTGTAGAAATgatatgtaaattgaaaaaatcggatttattgaaattgatttttagtaGTCCTGTATTACGAGAATATACCaccgaaaaattaattcatcttttattattatatgaaacagATGAGTTAGTTAAATTAGCTTTAGCACTCTTATATATACAAGCTGAAAAACAGGAACAagcagaaaaaataattgaaccaGTTTCGGCATTATATATCAAACGAATAGTTTTAGAACATTGGGATCTTTTGTTTGATATGACagcaatgaaaaaaagaagtccAATGATTCCGACATTTTCGGATTTTGCTGGAATGTTAATgcgtcaaaaaaatttaacttttgccgaaattttaatacaattaatagaaGACGATGGAATTTTATCTCTCCATCAAATTATACaggtatttttagaatatttgccGTCAAGAGTAGGACGGGATGGACATAATGCAGCAATgacattacaaatttttcttgaaaaatatcttcataaTTACTTCAGtacaaaattgattatagactcatctgttataaataaaaatcaaatacgcACAGATTTCGCTCTTGTTGaagcatttaaattattagtacGGTCATACTTAGGCAAATTAACTCAAACTAAAGtatacaaaatagaaaatagagaaaatatgcaagaaaattatgataacttcatatttatcaaatttagacCTCATTATTTAAACGGGATGCCACCGTATGCGAAAGATTATCAAAAAGTTTTGAATATGTGCGATTTACAAGATTTAGTTGATATCGATAAGACTGATTCTGAAAAAACTATACCAAcagaattgtttaaattacaatCTGTATTATCTTGCGATTTTATACCAAATGAATGTTTATATGAAGTTAAACAATTTCTTGAAACACAAGAAATTCATGGcagtttatctttaaaaacgtTATGTATTCAAAATACAGAAGAAACAACAACACTTCTAATGGAAAATTGTCCTCAAGCAGTTGTACAATATGCGaag gaTACGTATACTAAAGATTCTGAATGGaagtatttaattgaattaacacaaaataaaatttctacaacAAATACTCGACAAGAATTGCAATGTTTATATACGCAAATTATGAAAG caattttaaattatctaccACAtacattatctttaaaaagtcTACATCGTGTTCTTCCAAAAGatgatataataacatttcaaaaatGCAATGAAATGTGTAATCAAATTATGCACGCCGAACATGTTAAATCGCTAATAATGGAAACTGGGCAACAACTTTTatcaacattaaaattatga